The Caenorhabditis elegans chromosome II genome has a segment encoding these proteins:
- the sut-1 gene encoding SUppressor of Tau pathology (Product from WormBase gene class sut;~Confirmed by transcript evidence): MSGASKKVSEEELQKQYADYRAQFEQWKENNKGSIGTEAYNSYVQQFEQWEKEVEARTSQQQKHRKAAAVDKEAEAAAAAYAQSQEAYMAHHLRGMEQTEMQKRAAAAAQLQQQQMMQNMMMQRPPQHQQPPPQDVMFGAVGRVAQGAPAAAPPPTQQPPPQLWGNNKPIYDARDPLFAKWGERAASAHCKPETEQQINPVACWLLLDALREKKMVLAPHSNTCPPPQIGGHQI; the protein is encoded by the exons atGTCGGGAGCCtcgaaaaaa GTATCAGAGGAAGAGTTGCAGAAGCAATACGCAGACTATCGAGCTCAATTCGAGCAGTGGAAGGAGAATAATAA GGGTTCCATTGGCACGGAGGCTTATAATTCGTATGTACAGCAATTCGAGCAGTGGGAGAAAGAAGTGGAGGCGAGAACGTCACAG caacaaaAGCACCGAAAAGCGGCGGCAGTTGACAAGGAGGCAGAAGCGGCGGCGGCCGCCTACGCACAATCACAAGAAGCCTACATGGCACATCATTTGAGAGGAATGGAGCAGACGGAAATGCAGAAAAGAGCCGCTGCTGCAGCTCAGCTCCAGCAGCAACAAATGATGCAGAATATGATGATGCAGAGACCGCCAC AACACCAGCAACCACCGCCACAAGACGTGATGTTCGGAGCCGTAGGACGTGTAGCTCAGGGAGCTCCAGCCGCCGCACCACCGCCCACGCAACAACCACCACCACAACTATGGGGAAACAATAAGCCGATCTACGATGCGCGGGACCCACTTTTTGCGAAATGGGGTGAACGAGCGGCGTCGGCACACTGCAAACCGGAGACCGAGCAGCAAATT aacccgGTCGCCTGTTGGCTCCTTCTAGATGCTCTCCGCGAGAAGAAAATGGTCCTGGCTCCGCACTCGAACACGTGTCCTCCTCCACAAATCGGTGGACatcaaatttga
- the sut-1 gene encoding SUppressor of Tau pathology (Product from WormBase gene class sut;~Confirmed by transcript evidence): protein MSGASKKVSEEELQKQYADYRAQFEQWKENNKGSIGTEAYNSYVQQFEQWEKEVEARTSQQQKHRKAAAVDKEAEAAAAAYAQSQEAYMAHHLRGMEQTEMQKRAAAAAQLQQQQMMQNMMMQRPPPEHQQPPPQDVMFGAVGRVAQGAPAAAPPPTQQPPPQLWGNNKPIYDARDPLFAKWGERAASAHCKPETEQQINPVACWLLLDALREKKMVLAPHSNTCPPPQIGGHQI from the exons atGTCGGGAGCCtcgaaaaaa GTATCAGAGGAAGAGTTGCAGAAGCAATACGCAGACTATCGAGCTCAATTCGAGCAGTGGAAGGAGAATAATAA GGGTTCCATTGGCACGGAGGCTTATAATTCGTATGTACAGCAATTCGAGCAGTGGGAGAAAGAAGTGGAGGCGAGAACGTCACAG caacaaaAGCACCGAAAAGCGGCGGCAGTTGACAAGGAGGCAGAAGCGGCGGCGGCCGCCTACGCACAATCACAAGAAGCCTACATGGCACATCATTTGAGAGGAATGGAGCAGACGGAAATGCAGAAAAGAGCCGCTGCTGCAGCTCAGCTCCAGCAGCAACAAATGATGCAGAATATGATGATGCAGAGACCGCCAC CAGAACACCAGCAACCACCGCCACAAGACGTGATGTTCGGAGCCGTAGGACGTGTAGCTCAGGGAGCTCCAGCCGCCGCACCACCGCCCACGCAACAACCACCACCACAACTATGGGGAAACAATAAGCCGATCTACGATGCGCGGGACCCACTTTTTGCGAAATGGGGTGAACGAGCGGCGTCGGCACACTGCAAACCGGAGACCGAGCAGCAAATT aacccgGTCGCCTGTTGGCTCCTTCTAGATGCTCTCCGCGAGAAGAAAATGGTCCTGGCTCCGCACTCGAACACGTGTCCTCCTCCACAAATCGGTGGACatcaaatttga